A part of Prionailurus viverrinus isolate Anna chromosome E1, UM_Priviv_1.0, whole genome shotgun sequence genomic DNA contains:
- the SLC35G6 gene encoding solute carrier family 35 member G6 has protein sequence MAGSHPYFNLPDFTQPSPPSTPPSLPSHQRCRPSDATKGLLVALLGGGLPAGFVGPFSRMAYQASHFPSLELLICRCLFHLPIALLLKLRGDPLLGPPDVRARACLHALLNVLSIGCAYSAVQVVPAGNAATVRKGSSTMCSALLALCLESQGLSGYDWCGLLGSTLGLIIIVGPGLGTLQEGTTGLYTALGYVLAFLGGLALSLGLLVYRSLDFPSCLPTVAFLFGLVGLVGCVPGLFVLQTPVLPNDPLSWSCVGAVGILALVSFVCVSYAVTKVHPALVCAVLHSEVVVALMLQYYVLYETVAPSDIMGAGVVLGSIAIITAQNLSCEKEGQVEE, from the exons ATG GCCGGCAGTCACCCCTACTTCAACCTGCCCGACTTCACCCAGCCATCGCCGCCCTCCACTCCGCCCAGCCTCCCCTCGCACCAGCGCTGCCGGCCCTCCGATGCCACCAAGGGCCTGCTTGTGGCCCTGCTGGGTGGGGGCCTGCCCGCTGGCTTTGTGGGGCCCTTCTCTCGTATGGCTTACCAGGCTTCCCACTTCCCCTCGCTGGAGCTGCTCATCTGTCGATGTCTCTTCCACCTCCCCATTGCCCTACTACTTAAACTGCGCGGCGACCCTCTGTTGGGACCTCCCGACGTCCGGGCCCGGGCCTGCCTCCACGCCCTGCTCAACGTCCTCAGCATCGGATGCGCCTACAGTGCGGTTCAGGTGGTGCCGGCCGGCAACGCTGCCACGGTCCGCAAGGGCTCTTCCACAATGTGCTCTGCCCTCCTCGCCCTCTGCCTCGAGAGCCAGGGTCTCAGCGGCTACGACTGGTGTGGCCTGTTGGGCAGCACCCTGGGACTCATCATCATTGTGGGACCGGGACTAGGGACACTGCAGGAGGGGACCACGGGCCTCTACACCGCCCTGGGCTACGTGCTCGCCTTCCTGGGCGGCCTGGCGCTGTCGCTGGGGCTGCTGGTATACCGCTCTCTGGACTTCCCCTCTTGCCTCCCGACGGTGGCCTTCCTGTTTGGCTTGGTGGGGCTGGtgggctgtgtgccaggcctctTTGTACTGCAGACCCCTGTGCTGCCCAACGACCCTCTGAGCTGGAGCTGCGTGGGGGCGGTGGGGATCCTGGCCCTGGTCTCCTTTGTGTGCGTGAGCTACGCAGTCACCAAGGTCCACCCCGCCCTGGTGTGCGCCGTCCTGCACTCCGAGGTGGTGGTGGCCCTGATGCTGCAGTACTACGTGCTCTATGAGACAGTGGCACCTTCTGACAtcatgggggcaggggtggtgttGGGTAGCATTGCCATCATCACCGCCCAGAACCTCAGCTGTGAGAAGGAAGGGCAGGTGGAGGAGTGA